One stretch of Tenrec ecaudatus isolate mTenEca1 chromosome 18, mTenEca1.hap1, whole genome shotgun sequence DNA includes these proteins:
- the NANOS2 gene encoding nanos homolog 2 — MQSPTFDMWKDYLHLSQLVWALAQSRAPRPEDQGVSEPRPEPPPGQSQGHGGPGTAGGLCNFCKHNGESRHVYASHQLKTPEGVVMCPILRHYVCPLCGATGDQAHTLKYCPLSGSQQSLYRRSGRNSAGRKVKR; from the coding sequence ATGCAGTCTCCCACCTTCGACATGTGGAAGGACTACCTCCACTTGAGCCAGCTGGTGTGGGCGCTGGCCCAGAGTCGGGCCCCGAGGCCGGAGGACCAAGGCGTGAGCGAGCCGCGACCTGAGCCACCGCCGGGCCAGAGCCAGGGGCATGGAGGGCCGGGGACCGCCGGGGGTTTGTGCAACTTCTGCAAACACAACGGGGAGTCTCGCCACGTGTACGCCTCCCACCAGCTGAAGACCCCGGAGGGCGTGGTGATGTGCCCCATCCTGAGACACTACGTGTGTCCGCTGTGCGGGGCCACCGGGGACCAGGCCCACACGCTCAAGTACTGCCCGCTGAGCGGCAGCCAGCAGTCCCTGTATCGCCGCAGTGGCCGCAACTCGGCTGGCCGCAAGGTCAAGCGCTGA
- the MYPOP gene encoding myb-related transcription factor, partner of profilin, giving the protein MASAAAAAAAGEAEETTRLRKPRFSFEENQILIREVRAHYAQLYGAQSRRVSVAERRRLWDGIAAQINGITSWKRTGQEVQKRWNDFKRRTKEKLARVPHSTQGAGPAAEDAFSAEEETIFAILGPGLVVPPGAGVGGTRVEQPPAPPASQPPSSSALAQCYVLSEDRREGRPTGSPAHRKGGSSSPEPWTRPSSFSQDLGGLQPKECESPPPAAQQPVQLSRLAGCPPSPVAPSSAPPPPPPPPLAQPPPPPPPRVAPSPPSPSPPPPPPPPPPPATPPAADPSLDFLRAQQETAHAIRELAGTLRQGLAKLSEALSALLPLLPGAPSDPLPPPPARPALPPPTPKTEITPEPVSVVAAVVDGAVVATRGVIVAPRSEEGAPRLLQPPAPRQPQDSPPPKRKKGFPTRKRRGRWKSP; this is encoded by the exons ATGGCctcggcggcggcagcggcggcggcgggcgaaGCGGAGGAGACCACCCGGCTGCGCAAGCCGCGCTTCTCGTTCGAGGAGAACCAGATCCTGATCCGCGAGGTCCGCGCTCACTACGCGCAGCTCTATGGCGCGCAGAGCCGTCGGGTGAGCGTGGCCGAGCGGCGGCGCCTGTGGGACGGCATCGCCGCCCAGATCAACGGCATCACCAGCTGGAAGCGCACGGGCCAGGAGGTGCAGAAGCGCTGGAACGACTTCAAGCGccgcaccaaggagaagctggcccGCGTGCCGCACTCCACGCAGGGGGCTGGGCCCGCCGCGGAGGACGCCTTCTCTGCGGAGGAAGAGACCATCTTTGCCATCCTGGGGCCAGGCTTGGTGGTGCCGCCGGGGGCTGGGGTCGGAGGAACCAGAGTGGAGCAGCCCCCCGCGCCCCCCGCCTCACAGCCGCCTTCCTCGAGCGCCTTGGCCCAGTGCTATGTCTTATCAGAGGACCGCAGAGAGGGCCGACCAACGG GTTCCCCCGCCCACCGCAAGGGCGGTTCCAGCAGCCCGGAGCCCTGGACCCGGCCCTCCAGCTTCTCCCAAGACCTGGGTGGCCTTCAGCCCAAGGAGTGTGAGTCCCCGCCTCCCGCAGCCCAGCAGCCGGTCCAGTTGTCTCGCCTGGCCGGGTGTCCACCTTCCCCAGTCGCCCCTTCCTCGgccccgccgccgccaccaccccctccactgGCACAGCCTCCACCTCCGCCGCCACCCCGCGTGGCACCTTCGCCCCCCAGCCCGtcgccccctcctcctcctcctcctcctcctccgccagCCACGCCCCCAGCCGCAGACCCCTCCCTGGACTTCCTGCGGGCCCAGCAGGAGACTGCCCACGCCATCCGGGAGTTGGCTGGCACCCTGCGGCAGGGGCTGGCCAAACTGAGCGAGGCCCTCAGCGCCCTGCTGCCTCTTCTGCCAGGCGCCCCCAGCGACCcgctgcccccgccccccgccaggcCCGCCCTGCCCCCACCGACCCCCAAAACGGAGATTACCCCAGAGCCCGTGTCCGTGGTCGCTGCGGTGGTGGATGGCGCTGTGGTGGCCACGCGAGGCGTGATCGTCGCCCCTAGGAGCGAGGAGGGAGCTCCCAGGCTACTCCAACCCCCCGCCCCGCGCCAGCCCCAGGACTCACCCCCACCCAAGAGAAAAAAGGGTTTCCCTACACGCAAGAGGCGGGGGCGGTGGAAATCCCCCTGA